The Staphylococcus haemolyticus region TACCTTCATCATCAATAATACGTTTCATTTCATCGAAACTCAAACCATCAGCGATAAAGTTTTCGTCGCCTTTTTCTTTTTGCATGTAATCTTCAATTAATTTATCTGCTCGATAACGAATCTTACTATCTTTATTGTCAATCATAGGATCATTAAAGTTACCTAAGTGACCTGAAGCTTCCCAAGTTTTAGGATTCATTAAAATTGCAGCATCAATACCAACATTAAATGGTGATTGAGTTATGAACTTCTGCCACCATGCTTTTTTTACGTTATTTTTTAATTCAACACCTAATGGGCCATAATCCCATGTATTTGATAATCCACCATAAATATCACTACCAGGAAATACAAATCCTCTGTGTTTCGCTAATGATACAATTGTTTCCATATCTTTAACCATATAATCTCTCCTTATTTAATACATAAAAACGCCCCAAGACAATAAATAAATGTATTAATTACATTTATCATTATCTTGGGACGAGTTAATTTATTATACTATATTGTTTTAATATAGTTGATACCTTAATAACCCGCGGTTCCACCCAAATTAGTGTAGCCACTCTCTTTTATAAAGTTTTAATATTAGCCAAATTAAAATTGTTAAGCTTACACCATCCTTAACTCGCTTACTATTAGTTTAATAGATTGATTATTTAATAGCAAGAAATTATATGTATTTGTAGCTACATTAATAAATAGGTATAATAGACGTGAATAAAAAAGGGGTGAAGACCTATAGAACTTAGTAAAAGACAAGAGCAAATCATTGAAATAGTCAAAAGCGGTGGACCAATCACTGGAGAACACATTGCCGAAAAATTAGATTTAACGCGTGCTACTCTAAGACCTGACCTAGCAATTTTAACTATGTCCGGTTTTTTAGAAGCTAGACCTCGAGTTGGTTATTATTATTCAGGAAAATCTAAAAACAAATTAATGACCGATAAATTACGCCAATATGTTGTTAAAGACTATATGTCTCCACCAGTCATTGTAAAAGAAGATATGACTGTTTATGATGCAATTTGTACCATCTTTTTAGAAGACGCAGGCACTTTATTCATTACAAATGAGCATAATGATTTTATAGGCGTTTGTTCAAGAAAGGATTTGTTACGAGCATCTATGATTGGAGAGGATATTCATACAATGCCTATCAGTGTAAACATGTCTAGAATGCCTAACTTAACTTATTTAGAAGAAGATGAACTTATTATATATGCTGCAGATCAAATGATAGAAAAAGAAATCGACTCAATACCCATTGTGAAAAATAAAGGTAATAATAAATATCAAGTCACTGGTAGAATTTCAAAAACAACAATTGCAAAATTATTTGTATCATTATTTAAAGAATAGGTGGTAGAACGATGGAGAATATAAAGATAATCATCGCATCTGATTCAATTGGAGAAACTGCTGAATTAGTAGCAAGAGCATGTATTTCTCAATTCAATCCAAAGGAATGTAAACATGAATTTTTAAGGTATCCCTATATCGAGACAAAAGAGGACATTGATGAAGTTATTCAAGTAGCAAATGACAGAAATGCAATTATAGTTTATACGCTAGTTAAACCAGAAATGAAAACTTATATGGAAAGTAAGATAGGTACTAATAAGTTACGTTCTATTGATATTATGGGACCATTAATGGGCTATTTGAAAGATGCTTTTGAAGAGAATCCATATAATCAACCTGGTAGAGTCCATCGTTTAGATGACGCATATTTTAAGAAAATTGATGCAATTGAATTTGCGGTAAAATATGATGATGGAAAAGACCCTAAAGGATTACCTAAAGCGGATATAGTATTAATTGGTGTTTCAAGAACATCTAAAACTCCTTTATCTCAATATTTAGCCCATAAAAGTTATAAAGTAATGAACGTTCCAATTGTACCTGAAGTAACGCCACCGGACATGTTATTTGACATTGACTCATCAAAATGCATCGCTTTAAGAATTAGTGAAGAAAAATTAAATCGTATTAGAAAACAACGTTTGAAACAACTTGGATTAGGTGATTCAGCAAGATACGCTAATGAAATACGTATTAAAGAAGAGATTAAATACTTCGAAGATATCGTAGACAGAATTGGATGTGCAGTCATTGATGTATCAGATAAAGCAATTGAAGAAACAGCTAATGATGTTATTAACATAATCGAAAGCCAATCAAAATAGTTTTAATTTATCTTTAAACAAAGTATAATATTATGACTACAATTTATAGGTGATATATATTGCGTATTGAACAATCAGTAATTAATGAAATTAAAGATAAGACCGATATTTTGGATTTAGTAAGTGAATATGTAAAATTAGAAAAGAGAGGACGCAATTACATTGGTTTGTGTCCTTTTCATGATGAGAAGACTCCTTCGTTTACTGTATCTGAAGATAAACAAATTTGTCACTGCTTTGGTTGTAAAAAAGGTGGTAATGTCTTTCAATTTACTCAAGAGATAAAAGATTTATCATTTGTAGAGGCTGTAAAAGAGTTAGGAGAAAGAATTAACATTTCAGTTGATATTGGTAATAGTAGTGACTATACAAGTCAAATAGCATCGAATGATTTAACAATGATTGAGATGCATGAATTAATGCATGAATACTATCAATATGCTTTGCTTAAGACAGTAGAAGGTGAAGAGGCATTAAATTATCTAACAAAACGTGGTTTTACTGAAGAGCTTATTAAATCACGTGGTATTGGTTATGCTCCTAATCATACTCACTTTTGTCATGACTTTTTACAACAAAAAGGTTATGATATAGAACTCGCGTACGAAGCTGGTCTTTTATCGCGAAATGAAGAAAATTTCAGCTATTTTGATAGATTTAGAGATCGCATTATGTTCCCTTTAAATAATGCTCAGGGTCGTATTGTGGGCTATTCAGGTAGAACATACAATAATCAAGAACCTAAATACTTAAACAGCCCGGAAACACCCATATTTCAAAAGAGAAGATTATTATATAATCTTGATAATGCTAGAAAACATATACGAAAAAATGATGAAGCCATATTATTAGAAGGATTTATGGATGTAATTAAATCCGATTCATCAGGACTAAAACCAGTCATTGCAAGTATGGGAACAGCTATATCAGATGAACACATTACTGTTCTTAAAAAATTAACATCTCATATTACTCTAATGTTTGATGGTGATTTCGCTGGTCAAGAAGCAACAATTAAAACTGGGCAACACCTTCTACAACAAGGATTCAATGTTTTTGTTGTTCAATTACCTAAAGATATGGATCCAGATGAGTATATAACAAAATATGGTAATGAAAAATTTCTTGAATATGTAAATAATGAAAAGAAATCATTTATCATTTATAAAGTAAATAAACACAAAGATGAAATTGCTAATAATGACTTAGCTTATGAACGCTATCTTAAAGAAGTTACCCAAGATATTGCATTAATGAATTCTCAAATTTTGCAGAATAAGATAATCAAAGATGTAGCACATTTATTTAATGTGGATTCTAATACTCTAAATAGCAATGTATTGAATCAACAACAATATATTCCTAGCGAGCCTTATATTAATGATTATCAATCATATGATATTGAAATACAAAATAACTCAAATAATTTATTTAGTCATTTATCAAAACATGAAAGTGCTGAAAGAGCCTTACTTAAACATTTTATGAATGATAAAGACTTATTCTTAAATTATCATAAGCAACTTGAAAGTGATGACTTTGATAATCAATTTTTCAAACGTATATATAGTGTTTTAGAAGATTTTTACGCTGAAAATGACAGCTATACAATTAGCGATATGATACTTTACACAGATAATGATAATTTGAGAGATGCAATTATCGCTTTGGATAATTATGATATAAATCAAGAACCTTATGATAGTGAAATAGAAGATTACATGAATGTCATCAATGAATCAAAGTATGGAGATACACTTGAAGAATTAAATCATAAATTACGTGAAGCGTCACGGATAGGCGACGTAGAATTGCAAAAATATTATTTGGAACAAATCGTTAATAAAAATAAAGCTCGTATGTAACTATTACTATAAAACTGCTATGAAAATGCATACTTTAATAAATCATATAAATAGTATTTCTATTTAATAACCATTATTGTATAATGGTTATTATGCGTTTTTAACGGGTAGATATGGAACATAAGTAATATTTAATTAATGTGATGTCGTTTAAATATAATTGATATTAAACATTCAAATATTGAATATGAAATGTTACCATTATTATGAATTTTTATTAATACTTTTCTTATTATATTGAAATATTATATAATTAAATATCTTGTTTGAAAGCATATATTACTATTGGGAGGCCTTTTCATGTCTGATAACCAAGTTAAAATTAAAAAACAAACAATAGATCCGACATTAACATTAGAAGATGTTAAGAAACAATTAATCGATAAAGGTAAAAAGGAAGGTCACCTTAGTCATGAGGAAATAGCCGAAAAATTGCAAAATTTCGATATGGATTCTGATCAAATGGATGATTTCTTTGACCAATTAAATGATAATGATATTAGTTTAGTAAATGAGAAAGATAGCTCAGATACTGATGAAAAATTAAACCCAAATGATTTAAGTGCCCCTCCAGGTGTCAAAATTAATGACCCTGTAAGAATGTACTTAAAAGAAATTGGCCGAGTTAATCTACTAAGTGCTCAAGAAGAAATTGAATTAGCTAAACGAATTGAGCAAGGTGATGAGATTGCTAAGTCTCGTTTAGCAGAAGCTAACCTACGACTTGTTGTAAGTATTGCAAAAAGATATGTAGGTCGTGGCATGTTATTCCTAGATTTAATTCAGGAAGGTAACATGGGATTAATAAAAGCTGTTGAGAAATTTGATTTTAGTAAAGGATTTAAATTCTCCACTTATGCAACTTGGTGGATTCGACAAGCAATTACAAGAGCGATTGCCGACCAAGCACGTACAATTAGAATTCCAGTTCACATGGTTGAAACAATTAATAAGTTAATACGTGTTCAAAGACAATTATTACAAGATTTAGGTCGTGATCCTGCACCTGAAGAAATCGGAGAAGAGATGGATTTACCTCCAGAAAAAGTACGTGAAATTCTTAAAATTGCTCAAGAACCAGTATCATTAGAAACGCCAATAGGTGAGGAAGATGATAGTCATTTAGGTGACTTCATTGAAGACCAAGAGGCGCAAAGTCCATCTGATCATGCAGCTTACGAACTTTTAAAAGAACAATTAGAAGATGTTTTAGATACGCTTACTGACCGTGAAGAAAATGTTTTACGCTTAAGATTTGGTTTAGATGATGGTCGAACAAGAACACTTGAAGAAGTTGGTAAAGTCTTTGGTGTTACGCGTGAAAGAATTCGTCAAATTGAAGCTAAAGCTTTAAGAAAGCTTAGACATCCAAGTCGTAGCAAGCGACTAAAAGACTTTATGGATTAATAAATAAAATAATTCGAGTTTAAATTGATTTATTTTTCATTACACATTATAGATTGAACACTTATATACGAGTCGAATTAGTAATGATTACACTTTGTTATAGGTGTTACTATAATGTGCTTTAGAAAAATGCTAGACTGAGACACTTAACTTTGTCCCAGTCTCTTTTTATAGTAAAGGAGATATCTATGATAACTTTAAACCAAAGATTAACTACTGTGTGCAACTATCTTGTTCCGGGAAACTTAGCTGACATTGGTTCAGACCATGCCTATCTTCCTATCTATGCGATTCAACATGGTCTAATTACACATGCTATTGCAGGTGAAGTCATAAAAGGGCCTTTTGAAGCAGCGAAAAAGAATGTGTCAGATAATCAGCTCAATAATGTTATCGATGTTCGATTAGGGGACGGATTAAGTGTACTTCGTCAGAATGAATCTATTCAAAATATAACAATTTGTGGCATGGGTGGTCCGCTTATAGCAAGAATATTGAATGAAGGACGCATTCACTTAGCAAATGGTCCTAGATTAATCTTACAAAGTAATATTCAAACTGAAGTATTAAGATACACGCTCATGACACTGAATTACCAAATCATAGAAGAAGTCATTTTAGAAGAGAAAGGACATATCTATGAAATTGTGGTTGCAGCGCATATGGGTCATCAGGATCATTTAGACAAAAAAGAATTAAAATTTGGACCGAAATTATTACAAAATAAAAATGAAATATTTTATAAAAAATGGCGTCATGAATTAGAAGCTTTAAATCACATTCGTAATCAATTGAATTCAGAGTTACATCATGAGAGACTTAAAGAGATAGATAATGATATATCATTAATAACAGAGGTGTTAAATAATGAAAATTAAACAATTAATGTCTATTATCGATACACATGTGCCATTAGAGACAGCTGAGAATTGGGACAATGTTGGATTACTTATAGGTAATCATGAATCTGAAATCAATGGTATATTAACGACTTTGGATTGTACAGATGTGATTGTTAACCAAGCTATCGACAAAGGCTATAATACGATTATTGCTCACCATCCTTTGATTTTTAAAGGGGTAAAATCAATCATTGATGATGGCTATGGTCAATTAATTAAAAAAATAATTCGTCACAATATCAACCTTATTGCGTTGCACACAAATCTAGACAATTACGTTTACGGTGTTAACCAAATGTTGGCTAATAAATTAAAATTGCAAGATATACAATTTTTAAATCAAGAGAATGAAACGTATTATAAAGTTCAAACATATATACCTAAGGATAATGTAGAAAACTTTAAAGATAGTCTTGATAAACATGGACTTGCCAAAGAAGGTAATTACGAGTATTGTTTTTATGAAACTGAAGGTAAAGGCCAATTTAAACCTGTAGGAAATGCTAATCCACATCTAGGTCAGCTGAATAACATAGAATATGTAAATGAAGTTAAAATTGAATTCATGATTAAAGCTAGCCAATATGCATTAGCTGAAAAAGCAATTATAGACAATCATCCTTATGAAACTCCTGTCTATGATTTTATTAAAATGACTAAAACTGCAAATTATGGTCTTGGCAAAATTGGCACTTTAGAAGATGCGATGTCATTAACAGACTTTGTAAAATTTGTGAAACATGAACTTGATATCCCAAGTGTTCGATATACAGGCGATGCTAATAAACATATCCAAAAAGTAGCTATCATCGGTGGTGCGGGAATTGGTTATGAGGCACTTGCATTTAACAAAGGTGCAGACATCTTTATAACTGGAGATGTTAAACACCACGATGCATTAGATGCACAAACGTATGGTATGACCATTTTAGATATCAATCATTACAGTGAGTATGTGATGAGAGAGGGACTTAAAGAATTATTAGAACAATGGCTATATGATGAAAGTATAGATTTTCCAATTGATGCTTCTAATATCAATACCGATCCATTCAACTACATGTAAATTGAATTAAAACAACTTCAACTGAATATTTTAAGGAGGCCAAATCGATGGCAACTCACCCATTTGAATTATTTAATTTAGACTCAAAACTTATAGAAGCAATTAAAGACTTAAAATTTGATAAACCAACTGAAATACAAAATAGAATAATTCCAAGAATTAAAAAAGGCGTAAATTTAATAGGTCAATCTCAAACAGGTACAGGGAAATCGCATGCATTTTTATTACCGTTAATAGATAAAATAGACGTTGAAAATAAAGAACCTCAATCTATCGTGGTGGCACCTACAAGAGAATTAGCACAACAGTTATATCAGGCAGCAAATCATCTAGCTACTTTTAAACAGGGCATTAAAGTTAGTTTGTTTATTGGTGGTACAGATATTGAGAAAGATAGACAGCGTACAAGTAATAAACCGCAATTAGTAATAGGAACACCGACTAGAATTAATGATCTAGCTCAAAGTGGGCATCTACATGCGCATTTGGCATCTTATCTTATAGTGGATGAAGCTGATTTAATGATTGATTTAGGATTAATTGAAGATGTAGATTTAATTGCTTCACGCTTAGATGAAAATTCACATATAGCTGTCTTCAGTGCTACAATTCCTAAATCATTACAACCATTTTTAAATAAATATCTAAGCAATCCGGAATATGTAGAAGTGGATTCCAAGTCTCAAAATAAAAAAAATATTGAATTCTATTTAATTCCAACTAAAGGAACTGAAAAAGTAGATAAAACACTTCAATTAATCGATATTTTAAATCCATACCTATGTATCGTTTTCTGTAATAGTAGAGATAATGCGGATGAGCTGGCAAATTCACTCAATGCTGCTGGAATTAAAGTTGGCATGATACACGGAGGTTTAACACCAAGAGAGCGTAAGCAACAAATGAAACGTATACGCAATTTAGAGTTTCAATTTGTAATCGCAAGTGATCTAGCTTCTCGAGGTATAGACATTGAAGGCGTTAGTCATGTTATTAATTTTGACGTACCTAAAGATATTGACTTCTTTACACACCGTGTGGGCAGAACAGGTAGAGGTAATTATAAAGGTGTGGCAATAACACTCTATAGTCCGGATGAAGAACATTTAATCACACTAATTGAAGATAAAGGCTACCATTTTGAAAATGTTGATGTTAAAAATAATGAATTAACACCAATTAAAGCACATAATACTCGACGTAAGCGTGTAAGAAAAGACGATCACTTAACGAACGAAGTGAAGCATAAAGTGCGAAGTAAGACTAAAAATAAAGTCAAACCAGGTTATAAAAAGAAATTCAAACAAGAAGTCGAAAGAATGAAGAGACAAGAAAGAAAACAATTTAGTAAAAGACAAAATAGACAACAACGAAAAAATAATAAAAAGGGTTAGGTGAAAGCAATGTTACTTGGGTCACATGTTTCCATGAGTGGTAAAAAGATGTTAGAAGGTTCTGCAGAAGAAGCACACAAATTTGGTGAGTCTACATTTATGATTTATACTGGCGCACCTCAAAACACAAGAAGAAAGAGCATAGAGGATTTAAATATCGAAAAAGGACATGAGGCCATGGATAAATATGGTTTATCTAATTTAGTCGTCCATGCTCCATATATTATAAACATCGCTAACACTACAAAACCGGAAGTCTTTCAATTAGGGGTAGATTTCCTTCAAAATGAAATTGAACGAACACAAGCTTTAGGTGCTAAAGATATTGTTCTACATCCTGGTTCACATGTGGGCGCTGGTGCTGATAAAGGTATTCAACAGATTATTAAAGGTTTGAATGAAGTTTTAACTCATGATAATGATGTGCGTATCGCTCTAGAAACTATGGCTGGAAAAGGATCTGAAGTAGGACGCACGTTCGAAGAAATTGCTCAGATCATTGATGGCGTCACACATAATGATCGATTATCAATCTGTTTCGATACATGTCACACTCATGATGCTGGATATAACATTAAAGAGGATTTTGATGGTGTATTAAATGAATTTGATAAAATTATTGGCTTAGATCGAATAAAAGTGGTTCATGTTAATGATAGTAAAAATGAGCAAGGTGCTCATAAAGATAGA contains the following coding sequences:
- a CDS encoding helix-turn-helix transcriptional regulator; the protein is MELSKRQEQIIEIVKSGGPITGEHIAEKLDLTRATLRPDLAILTMSGFLEARPRVGYYYSGKSKNKLMTDKLRQYVVKDYMSPPVIVKEDMTVYDAICTIFLEDAGTLFITNEHNDFIGVCSRKDLLRASMIGEDIHTMPISVNMSRMPNLTYLEEDELIIYAADQMIEKEIDSIPIVKNKGNNKYQVTGRISKTTIAKLFVSLFKE
- a CDS encoding pyruvate, water dikinase regulatory protein — its product is MENIKIIIASDSIGETAELVARACISQFNPKECKHEFLRYPYIETKEDIDEVIQVANDRNAIIVYTLVKPEMKTYMESKIGTNKLRSIDIMGPLMGYLKDAFEENPYNQPGRVHRLDDAYFKKIDAIEFAVKYDDGKDPKGLPKADIVLIGVSRTSKTPLSQYLAHKSYKVMNVPIVPEVTPPDMLFDIDSSKCIALRISEEKLNRIRKQRLKQLGLGDSARYANEIRIKEEIKYFEDIVDRIGCAVIDVSDKAIEETANDVINIIESQSK
- the dnaG gene encoding DNA primase — its product is MRIEQSVINEIKDKTDILDLVSEYVKLEKRGRNYIGLCPFHDEKTPSFTVSEDKQICHCFGCKKGGNVFQFTQEIKDLSFVEAVKELGERINISVDIGNSSDYTSQIASNDLTMIEMHELMHEYYQYALLKTVEGEEALNYLTKRGFTEELIKSRGIGYAPNHTHFCHDFLQQKGYDIELAYEAGLLSRNEENFSYFDRFRDRIMFPLNNAQGRIVGYSGRTYNNQEPKYLNSPETPIFQKRRLLYNLDNARKHIRKNDEAILLEGFMDVIKSDSSGLKPVIASMGTAISDEHITVLKKLTSHITLMFDGDFAGQEATIKTGQHLLQQGFNVFVVQLPKDMDPDEYITKYGNEKFLEYVNNEKKSFIIYKVNKHKDEIANNDLAYERYLKEVTQDIALMNSQILQNKIIKDVAHLFNVDSNTLNSNVLNQQQYIPSEPYINDYQSYDIEIQNNSNNLFSHLSKHESAERALLKHFMNDKDLFLNYHKQLESDDFDNQFFKRIYSVLEDFYAENDSYTISDMILYTDNDNLRDAIIALDNYDINQEPYDSEIEDYMNVINESKYGDTLEELNHKLREASRIGDVELQKYYLEQIVNKNKARM
- the rpoD gene encoding RNA polymerase sigma factor RpoD; the encoded protein is MSDNQVKIKKQTIDPTLTLEDVKKQLIDKGKKEGHLSHEEIAEKLQNFDMDSDQMDDFFDQLNDNDISLVNEKDSSDTDEKLNPNDLSAPPGVKINDPVRMYLKEIGRVNLLSAQEEIELAKRIEQGDEIAKSRLAEANLRLVVSIAKRYVGRGMLFLDLIQEGNMGLIKAVEKFDFSKGFKFSTYATWWIRQAITRAIADQARTIRIPVHMVETINKLIRVQRQLLQDLGRDPAPEEIGEEMDLPPEKVREILKIAQEPVSLETPIGEEDDSHLGDFIEDQEAQSPSDHAAYELLKEQLEDVLDTLTDREENVLRLRFGLDDGRTRTLEEVGKVFGVTRERIRQIEAKALRKLRHPSRSKRLKDFMD
- a CDS encoding tRNA (adenine(22)-N(1))-methyltransferase, with product MITLNQRLTTVCNYLVPGNLADIGSDHAYLPIYAIQHGLITHAIAGEVIKGPFEAAKKNVSDNQLNNVIDVRLGDGLSVLRQNESIQNITICGMGGPLIARILNEGRIHLANGPRLILQSNIQTEVLRYTLMTLNYQIIEEVILEEKGHIYEIVVAAHMGHQDHLDKKELKFGPKLLQNKNEIFYKKWRHELEALNHIRNQLNSELHHERLKEIDNDISLITEVLNNEN
- a CDS encoding Nif3-like dinuclear metal center hexameric protein, which encodes MKIKQLMSIIDTHVPLETAENWDNVGLLIGNHESEINGILTTLDCTDVIVNQAIDKGYNTIIAHHPLIFKGVKSIIDDGYGQLIKKIIRHNINLIALHTNLDNYVYGVNQMLANKLKLQDIQFLNQENETYYKVQTYIPKDNVENFKDSLDKHGLAKEGNYEYCFYETEGKGQFKPVGNANPHLGQLNNIEYVNEVKIEFMIKASQYALAEKAIIDNHPYETPVYDFIKMTKTANYGLGKIGTLEDAMSLTDFVKFVKHELDIPSVRYTGDANKHIQKVAIIGGAGIGYEALAFNKGADIFITGDVKHHDALDAQTYGMTILDINHYSEYVMREGLKELLEQWLYDESIDFPIDASNINTDPFNYM
- a CDS encoding DEAD/DEAH box helicase, encoding MATHPFELFNLDSKLIEAIKDLKFDKPTEIQNRIIPRIKKGVNLIGQSQTGTGKSHAFLLPLIDKIDVENKEPQSIVVAPTRELAQQLYQAANHLATFKQGIKVSLFIGGTDIEKDRQRTSNKPQLVIGTPTRINDLAQSGHLHAHLASYLIVDEADLMIDLGLIEDVDLIASRLDENSHIAVFSATIPKSLQPFLNKYLSNPEYVEVDSKSQNKKNIEFYLIPTKGTEKVDKTLQLIDILNPYLCIVFCNSRDNADELANSLNAAGIKVGMIHGGLTPRERKQQMKRIRNLEFQFVIASDLASRGIDIEGVSHVINFDVPKDIDFFTHRVGRTGRGNYKGVAITLYSPDEEHLITLIEDKGYHFENVDVKNNELTPIKAHNTRRKRVRKDDHLTNEVKHKVRSKTKNKVKPGYKKKFKQEVERMKRQERKQFSKRQNRQQRKNNKKG
- a CDS encoding deoxyribonuclease IV, whose protein sequence is MLLGSHVSMSGKKMLEGSAEEAHKFGESTFMIYTGAPQNTRRKSIEDLNIEKGHEAMDKYGLSNLVVHAPYIINIANTTKPEVFQLGVDFLQNEIERTQALGAKDIVLHPGSHVGAGADKGIQQIIKGLNEVLTHDNDVRIALETMAGKGSEVGRTFEEIAQIIDGVTHNDRLSICFDTCHTHDAGYNIKEDFDGVLNEFDKIIGLDRIKVVHVNDSKNEQGAHKDRHENIGFGHIGFDALNYVVHHDVFKDIPKILETPYVGEDKKNKKPPYKFEIEMLKAQQFDSELKDKILQQ